From the Spiroplasma chrysopicola DF-1 genome, one window contains:
- the pgsA gene encoding CDP-diacylglycerol--glycerol-3-phosphate 3-phosphatidyltransferase, translating into MNWANRITLIRLFLVPVIIVLMLLYPFSNALYAGWTDVIVIKVNDSVTYTLPYAYLVAGIIFIIASLTDFLDGYIARHYNQVTTFGKFFDSIADKLLTNTVLIVFACANILPVWIVVLLLGRDLIIDVVRQILASKKVVMAANWWGKVKAAVEMFEMSMLFFVGFQMFNGQIHGHGQWDEFGWINQVILIPMYLATLLSLYSAGNYIYLNRKMLFDITTVNNKPKLPEQKENN; encoded by the coding sequence ATGAATTGAGCTAATCGTATCACTTTAATTAGGTTATTTTTAGTACCAGTAATAATTGTTTTAATGTTATTATATCCATTTTCAAATGCCTTATATGCTGGATGGACCGATGTGATTGTTATTAAGGTTAATGATAGTGTTACCTATACGTTACCTTATGCATATTTAGTGGCAGGTATTATTTTTATTATTGCTAGTTTAACTGATTTTTTAGACGGCTATATTGCTCGTCACTATAATCAAGTAACTACTTTTGGGAAATTTTTTGATTCAATTGCAGATAAACTATTAACAAATACTGTTTTAATTGTTTTCGCATGTGCTAATATTTTGCCCGTTTGAATTGTTGTGCTTTTATTAGGGCGTGATTTAATTATTGATGTTGTCCGCCAAATTTTAGCTAGCAAAAAAGTTGTAATGGCAGCAAATTGATGAGGAAAAGTTAAGGCAGCCGTTGAAATGTTTGAAATGTCAATGTTATTTTTTGTTGGTTTTCAAATGTTTAATGGCCAAATTCATGGTCATGGTCAATGAGATGAATTTGGTTGAATTAATCAAGTGATTCTGATTCCAATGTATTTAGCAACGCTATTATCATTGTATTCAGCAGGAAATTATATTTATTTAAATCGTAAAATGTTATTTGATATTACAACTGTTAACAATAAGCCAAAATTACCGGAACAAAAGGAAAATAACTAA
- a CDS encoding CinA family protein — MEKEIVALLLKHNLTLASYESITGGLFANTITNVPNASKVFPGGLITYSNHVKTKNGKVSKKIIQKYGVVSSQVATAMAEKCQNQFKTDIAVSFTGNAGPTALDNLPIGLVFIGIKYHSTLLVEKLLLNSHLDRITIKKLAVEKALSILLEIIK, encoded by the coding sequence ATGGAAAAAGAAATTGTCGCATTATTATTAAAACACAATTTGACATTAGCTAGTTATGAATCAATTACTGGGGGATTATTTGCAAATACAATTACGAATGTCCCAAATGCTAGTAAAGTATTCCCTGGGGGACTTATAACGTATAGTAATCATGTTAAAACCAAAAATGGCAAAGTTAGTAAGAAAATAATCCAAAAATATGGTGTTGTGTCATCACAAGTCGCAACGGCAATGGCTGAAAAATGTCAAAACCAATTTAAAACTGATATTGCTGTTAGTTTTACTGGTAATGCTGGGCCAACGGCTCTTGATAACTTACCAATTGGTCTTGTTTTTATTGGGATTAAATATCATTCAACCTTATTAGTTGAAAAATTACTATTAAACTCTCATCTTGATAGAATTACAATTAAAAAACTTGCTGTTGAAAAAGCATTGAGTATCTTATTAGAAATAATTAAATAA